The Streptomyces sp. A2-16 sequence CGATCGCGGCACCGGCCCACAGCAGCCACTTCGTACGGCCGTCCTCCAGGGCGCGGACCACGAAGTAGCAGGCGACCGCCATCAGCAGCGCCAGCATGGCGTCGGGGTTGTTGAACCGGAACATCAGCGCCGCGACCGGGGTGAGCGCGAGCACGGCGCCCGCGACCAGACCGGCCACCGCGCTGAACCGGCGACGCACGGAGGCGTAGACGACGGCGACCGTGCCGACGCCCATGAGGACCTCGGGGGCCAGGATCGCCCAGGAGTTGAGGCCGAAGATCCGCACCGACAGCTCCATCGGCCACAGCGAGGCCGGGGGCTTGTCGACGGTGATCGCGTTGCCCGCGTCCAGCGAGCCGAAGAAGAACGCCTTCCAGGACTGGCTGCCGGCCTGGACCGCCGCCGAGTAGAAGGAGTTGGCGTAGCCGGAGGAACTCAGGTTGTACAGATAGAGCAGGAGGGTCGCGGCGAGCAGGGCGAGGAAGGCCGGGCGAGCCCAGCGCGGGTCCTCGGGACGGCCGCGCCACAGTCTGCGCGCGAAGGGCTGCTGGGGTTCACCGGAGTCGGGGGCCGGGGGAACGACCGGCGCCTCGGGGGCCGTCGCCGCCGGACCCCACCCGGAACCCTGCTGGGTCGGATGGTCGGTCTGCGTGGTCATCAGGAGTTCCTCGGGTCGGTGTCGGTCGGGCGCACCGGCTGCAACTGCACGGTCGCGTCCCTCCAGGAGCGCTGCTCCGCGACTTCACCGGCGCGGAACTCGGTCGTGTCGTACGGGGATTGCGGGGTGTACGGCGTCGTCGCGTACGGGTGTGCCGTCGGGCGCTGGGGCAGCGGACCGTACGACTGCGGCTGTGCGGTGAGGGTGTGGGCGGGGGGCTGGGCGGGGGTGTGGGCGGCGACGACGGTGGACCGGGGCTGGTCGTCACCGCGGTCGGGGAAGACCCAGGCCCGGAAGAGCAGGAAGCGCAGCACGGTCGCCGCGAGGTTGGCGGCGATCAGCACCGCCAGTTCGGTGGAGTGCGCGGGGTCGCTGCTGGCCGCGTTGAGCGCGGCGAGCGAGCCGCTGGTCAGCGCGAGGCCGATACCGAAGACGACCAGGCCCTGCGCCTGGTGCCGGACGGCGCCGCCCCGCCCGCGCACCCCGAAGGTCAGGCGCCGGTTGGCGGCGGTGTTGGCGACCGCCGAGACCAGCAGGGCCAGCGCGTTGGCGGTCTGGGAGCCGCCGAACTGCCGGAAGACGCTGTAGAGGAGCAGGTAGAAGAGGGTCGACAGACCGCCGACGACACAGAACCCGACGAGCTGGCGGGCCAGCCCCTTCGGCACGTCCTGGATCTCGCGGTCGCGCGGGTCGTCGCCGAACGGCCGGGTGATCCGGTCCAGCGGCAGCGACCCGCCCGCCAGGGCCTTGCCCACCCGCCACACGCCCTTGAGGTCCTCGGTCGCCGTCTTCACGATGTGGACGGTGGAGTCCGGGTCGTCGACCCAGTCGACGGGCACTTCGTGGATACGCAGTCCCGCGCGCTCGGCGATGACCAGCATCTCGGTGTCGAAGAACCAGCCGGTGTCCTCGACGAGCGGCAGCAGGACCTGCGCCACATCACGCCGGATGGCCTTGAAGCCGCACTGCGCGTCGGAGAAGCGGGCCTGGAGCGAGCCGCGCAGGATCAGGTTGTAGGCGCGGCTGATGAACTCGCGCTTCGGGCCGCGCACCACCCGGGAGCTGCGGGCGAGCCGGGAGCCGATCGCCAGGTCGGAGTGGCCCGAGATCAGCGGGGCCACCAGCGGCAGCAGGGCGTTGAGGTCGGTGGACAGGTCCACGTCCATGTAGGCGAGGACCGGGGCGTCCGAGGCGGACCAGACGGTCCGCAGCGCCCGGCCGCGGCCCTTCTGCTCCAGCCGGAAGGCCCTGACCTCCGGGATCTCCGCCTCCAGCCGCCGCGACACCAGGGGAGTGGTGTCCGTCGACGCGTTGTCCGCGATGGTGATGCGGAACGCGTACGGGAACGTGCGCTCGAGGTGCTCGTGCAGTCTCAGCACACACGGCTGGAGGTCCTTCTCCTCGTTGTAGACGGGGATCACTACGTCCAGGACAGGCGTACCGGCGTCGCCGGCCGGGAGGTGCTCCCGCGCCGGCAGGGTGCCGGGAGAAGAGTCGGTTCGCATGTGAACGACTCTGGTCAAGCCCCCTGTTGCACCCATATGGCGGCGCTGTGCTGTGCCTGTGAGTGCGATTGCCAGTCCGTTTCGGGCGCCGGTCGAGGGGCCACGGGACCGACCGCGGGCAGGTGCATGGTGAACACGGTCCGCCCCGGAACGCTGTCCACGGTCACCGCGCCGCCGTGCGCGGTCGCGACGGCCTGCACGATGGCGAGGCCGAGACCGGTGGATCCGGTGGCCCGGGAACGCGCGGAGTCGCCGCGCGCGAACCGTTCGAAGACGTGCGGGAGCAGGTCGGGCGGGATGCCCTGGCCATTGTCCTCGACGTCCACGCACATCCACGGCCCGCGGCGCTGCACGCGCGCGGTGACCGTCGTACCCGGCGGGGTGTGTTTGCGGGCGTTGCCGAGCAGGTTGATGAGCACCTGCTGGAGGCGGGCCGCGTCACCGGAGACGGGAGCGGGTTCGTCGGGCAGGTCGAGGCGCCAGTTGTGGTCCATGCCGGCCGCGCGGGCGTCGCTGATGGTGTCCACGACGAGCGGGATGAGGTCGGTCTGCTCGAACTGCAGCGGCCGCCCGGCGTCCAGGCGCGCGAGCAGCAGCAGGTCCTCCACGAGCAGTGTCATCCGGCCCGCCTCGGACTCGATGCGGCCGAGAGCGTGCCGGGTGTCGGGGCCGACCTCTTCCCTGCCGCGTCTGGTCAGCTCGGCGTACCCGCGGATGGAGGCGAGCGGTGTCCTGAGCTCATGACTGGCGTCGGCCACGAACTGGCGCACCCGCATCTCGCTCTGCTGGCGTGCGTGCAGGGCGCCGTGGACGTGGTCCAGCATGCGGTTGAGCGCGGAGCCGACCTGCCCGACCTCGGTGTGCGGATCGCACTCCGACTCGGGCACGCGCTCGCTCAGATTGACCTCACCGGTGTGCAGAGGCAGTTCGGAGACCCGGGTCGCGGTGTTGGCGACCTTGCGGAGAGGACGGGTGGCGAGTCCTACGAGGACATAGCCGGCGATGACGGCGGCGCCGAGGCCCGCGGCGGTGACGCTGATCTCCACGAGGATCAGAGTGTCGATGGTGGCGTCGACGTCCTTGGTGGGGACGGCGACGTAGTAGGCGGACGTGTCGTTGGTGGTGTACCGGACGAGGTAGTCGCCGATGCCGGGGAGTTCGACCTTGTGCTGCTTGTTGTCCTTGGGGACCGCGTTGAGCACCTTGATCTGGGCGGTCGTGAGCTTCTTGGCGGACAGCTCGAAGTTCTGATCGGACTTCACCCCGCGCTGGGCGTCGGTGATCTCGCCCTTCTCCACCTTGGCCGCGATGGTGCCGTCCGGCCCCGGGCCGGTGACGAACTTGGCGGGGGTGTCCTGCCGGTTGCCCTGTCCGCCGGGGTTGTTCTTGTCCTTGTCCTTGTCGCCGTTGACGAGCTGCCCGGGCAGGAAGCGCGGCGCCGCCCGTGACGCGGCCTCGTTCAGCTTGCCGCTCAGCTGCTCGTACAGATGGGACCGCAACGCCAGCGTGGTCACCGTGCCGATCACCGAACAGACCACGGCGATCAGCACCACCGACGCGACGACGAGCCGCGTCCGCAGCGTGCGCGGCTTTCCT is a genomic window containing:
- a CDS encoding bifunctional glycosyltransferase family 2/GtrA family protein, which produces MRTDSSPGTLPAREHLPAGDAGTPVLDVVIPVYNEEKDLQPCVLRLHEHLERTFPYAFRITIADNASTDTTPLVSRRLEAEIPEVRAFRLEQKGRGRALRTVWSASDAPVLAYMDVDLSTDLNALLPLVAPLISGHSDLAIGSRLARSSRVVRGPKREFISRAYNLILRGSLQARFSDAQCGFKAIRRDVAQVLLPLVEDTGWFFDTEMLVIAERAGLRIHEVPVDWVDDPDSTVHIVKTATEDLKGVWRVGKALAGGSLPLDRITRPFGDDPRDREIQDVPKGLARQLVGFCVVGGLSTLFYLLLYSVFRQFGGSQTANALALLVSAVANTAANRRLTFGVRGRGGAVRHQAQGLVVFGIGLALTSGSLAALNAASSDPAHSTELAVLIAANLAATVLRFLLFRAWVFPDRGDDQPRSTVVAAHTPAQPPAHTLTAQPQSYGPLPQRPTAHPYATTPYTPQSPYDTTEFRAGEVAEQRSWRDATVQLQPVRPTDTDPRNS
- a CDS encoding HAMP domain-containing sensor histidine kinase; the encoded protein is MSGRRRPRAQKRAGRAGKPRTLRTRLVVASVVLIAVVCSVIGTVTTLALRSHLYEQLSGKLNEAASRAAPRFLPGQLVNGDKDKDKNNPGGQGNRQDTPAKFVTGPGPDGTIAAKVEKGEITDAQRGVKSDQNFELSAKKLTTAQIKVLNAVPKDNKQHKVELPGIGDYLVRYTTNDTSAYYVAVPTKDVDATIDTLILVEISVTAAGLGAAVIAGYVLVGLATRPLRKVANTATRVSELPLHTGEVNLSERVPESECDPHTEVGQVGSALNRMLDHVHGALHARQQSEMRVRQFVADASHELRTPLASIRGYAELTRRGREEVGPDTRHALGRIESEAGRMTLLVEDLLLLARLDAGRPLQFEQTDLIPLVVDTISDARAAGMDHNWRLDLPDEPAPVSGDAARLQQVLINLLGNARKHTPPGTTVTARVQRRGPWMCVDVEDNGQGIPPDLLPHVFERFARGDSARSRATGSTGLGLAIVQAVATAHGGAVTVDSVPGRTVFTMHLPAVGPVAPRPAPETDWQSHSQAQHSAAIWVQQGA